The window TTTTAGCTGCATTACATTAGGTGAGAGCAATTTAGTAGCACAAAGTGTAAACATGGAAAGAAGGGTGTATGCAGACTTTGGGGAAATGGTAGACTTCAGTGGGCATTTATCATTGGGAATGCTATCCAAATTAGAACACCCTTTCTATGGTAGAATCATCTCCCTTTGTGAGAATCTTGGCAAGGGACAGTATCCTAGGCTTGTCCCTTAAGCTGCTTCCACCATGACACTGAATCTTAAAAGAGTGATGCAGAGGCACAGAGAATGTTGAGAAATTATTCACAGAAGTGAGAGTAGTATCAAGAGTCCATTGACAGTGGTGGCATTCCAGGAGTGGCATCCTTACCACTCCTTACCATTCCTATAGAATGATGTACAGTTGATCCTCGTTATTCACAGATCCTGTATTTGGGAATTTACCTactctctaaaaaaatttttttgagacagggtctcgctctgatgcccaggctagagtgcagtgacacaatgaTAGTTCAGtgtaaactcaaactcctagactcaagtgatccttctgcctaaccctcctgagtagctagggctacaggcacacgctaccacacccagataatttttaaaattttttgtagagacatgggtgtcagtatgttgcccaggttggtctcgaactcctggcctcaagtgatcctcccgcctcggcctcctaaagtgctgggattacaaggcatgagccaccatgactggcctaCTCTCTAAAATTTTTgtgtaactttaaaaatcaatattcatAGTGTTCTTACAGTCATTTGTAGACATAAGTAGAGTGGCAAAAAGTTTAAGTTGCTTAATGAACATGTTCCCAGTTGAGGTCAAGAAAGGTGATGCTTTGCCTTCTTGCTTCAGCTCTCATACTATAAACAGGTGTCCTTTCTGTGGTATATTTAGTGCCaccattttttgcattttttgtgccttttttggtgatttcactgtttaaaactGCCCCCCAAGCATAATGCTAAAGTattgtctagtgttcctaagcacaagaaggctgtgaCATACCTCATgaagaaaatatgtgtattaggtaagcttcattcaggcatgagtcATGGTGTTGCTAGCCGTGATCTCAATGTTagtgaatcaacaatatatattaaacaaggtgtcattaaacagaaacacacatatggcaaggttatgtattgatctggcaacaaaaatgttgtgaccaggGGCTCACAGGACCCTAACCTTGTATTTCCCCTAGGAACAATgattcagtatttgctaattcactGTTCATGGAGACATTATAGAACATATAGTAAATGACAAGAATCTACTGTATTTCTAGCTGTATAGCTTCCTTTGGGTCTTGCCTATTTCTTAAATTTGGTTATCTAATTTTCTTAGAGATTGCATAAGCTACTCCATTTCCATGCCTGATTGCAGTTAAATTTTTAGGTAGGAGGAATTATGAAGAACACAAAAAATTGTGCCTcattcacagggaaaaaaataacagaaaacttggAAATGAACTAAAGGAAATGATTGACAAAAAACTAAATGAAAGTAGGACAATAATATCTAACCAAATAGAGGATatcaataaagatattaaaattttaaaagagaaccAAATAGAAGTTCTGGAGCTGAAAATCACAGTAACTAAAGTGAAAATTTTGCTAAAGGGGTTCAATAGCAGATTTCAGCATGCAGACAAAGAACCAGTAAACttgaagaaatataaattgaaattgcCAAGtctgagaagcagaaagaaaaataaatgaagaaaactgaaCAGAGTCTGAGGGACCTATGGAACACCATCATACTTATTAACATACACATAATGGGAATTCCAGAAGGAGAGtaaagagagaaagggggaaaagaatatttgaacaaataatggtggaaaatttttcaaaattgatgaAAGATATTAATCTGCATATCCATGAAGCTCAATAAACTCCTAGTACAATAAGATCAAAGAGATTCATacctagacacatcataatcaaactgttgaaaagcaaagaaagagaatcttaaaagcagcaagagaacaACAACTCATCACATCAGAGTGATCCTCAAAAAGATTAACATCTGAATTCTCATTAGAAACCacagaggccagaaggcagtgggatgacatatCCAAAGtgctagcaaaaaaaaaaaatagatgatcaACCAAGATTCTATATCCAGGAAAATTATCCTTCAGAAACAAAGGAGCAATCAACATATTCCCAAATCAACAAAACAGGAGAGGTCCCCTTGAGTTTCCCTCGCCATGTCTTCTCACAAGACTTTCAGAATCAAGAGGTTTCTGGCcaagaagcagaaacaaaatcgTCCCATTCCCCAATGGATTCGTATGAAGACTGGCAATAAAATCAGGTACAATTCCAAGAGGAGACACTGGAGAAGAACCAAGCTGGGTCTATAAAGATTGCACGTGATATAATGGCACACATATTTATGCTGTATCAAGGTCACTATCATGTTACCATATCAAGTTGGAAATGTCACTAATATCCGGACAGACACATTTCATTgggaaaagtgatttttctctttgtttatatgcTCTGTACTAATAAGCTGGTTCAGTAATAAATATGTGAgaccttttgttttaaaaaaaacaaaacaaaacaggagaaaatgcATTAGAATTCTAGTAGATATGTCATAAAGGTATACTAAATGGAGTCTTTTAGATTGAAATGAAAGGATACTAGATAGTAACTAGAatccatatgaagaaataaagagcatcagtaaatgttaacaaataggaaaatttaaaatatgtataagtatatatttgtTTGTGACTCTCTTCTACATAATTTAGAAGACAAGTGCATAaagcaatatttataaaactgTGTTGAAGGGCTTGTAATGTATATGATGTAATTTGTACAATAATAAAACATTGATAACCTAactttccaccttaagaaactaagtaaagaagaacaaattaaacccaaagcaagcagaaggaaggatataataaaaactagagtacaaataaatataatagagaatataaaaacaatagagaatatCAACAAGACCAAAaattggttatttgaaaagatcaacaacattgacaaatatttagctagactcacaaagaagaaaagagagaagactcaaattactaaaatcagaaatggaagagGGGGCATCACTACCAATCTTAATGTAATAAAAAAGATTATGAATGAATAATATTGCCAACATATGCCAACAATTTGAATAGCctatataaaatgggaaaattcatAGAAAAGCATAAATactaaaactgactcaagaagagaaagaaaacctgaataaacttataacaaataaagagattaaattaGTTATCAAAAAACTTCCCACAAATCAAAGCctaggaccagatggcttcactggtaaatgctaccaaacatttaaagaaaattaacatcaatctttcacaaactcttccaaaatataGAAGAGGAGGTAACTCTTCTtatatgaagccagtattaccctgattccaaaaccaaagacattactaggtaagaaaactacagactaatatctcttatgaatatagatgcaaaatttttcagcaaaatactagcaaactaaattcagcaGCACATAAAAAGGATTatgcaccatgatcaagtgaTATTTAGCCCAGAAatacaaggttggtttaacatacaaaaatcaagcaattgtaatacaccatattaatagaataaaggacaaaaaccacatgatcatctcaatagacacagaaaagcatttgacaaaatacaaagccttttcatgtttaaaacactcagcaaactaggaatagaatggGACTTCTTCAATCTGATAAAAACTATCTATGAAAAACCCATATCTgatattatacttaatggtgaatgACTGAatctttccccctaagatcaggaacaagacaaggatgtccactcttaccacttctattcaacattgtactggaggttatGGTCAGTGTAATTAAGcaagcaaggaaataaaaaccatTGAGATTGGAAAgtaagaagtaaaactatatcTAGTCACACATGACATGATCTCGTATATAGAAAATTCCAATGAATTCACCAAAAAAAtcattagaatgaataaataagtttaTCAAGGTCACAGTATGCAAGATGCATACACAAAATCAATTGTATATTCATACACtggcaataaaaaatataaaaatgaaattaatgaaacaattcCTTTTATGAAaccatcaaaatgaataaaatacttagaaataaattgaaCAAAACAAGTGcaagacttatacactgaaaGCTACAGaacatcattgaaagaaattttaacaagacctaaataaatggaggtaATACTGTGAATGATTCAACTTAATAAAGATACGATTGTTCTAAAATTGATATGCAGGTTTAGTGGAATTCATAGCAAAATCACAACAGGATgttttgtagatatagacaagattactctaaaatttacatggaaaggcaaaggaactacaatagctaaaacaattttggaaaagaataataaagtagGAAGACTCactctacctgatttcaagacataTCATATAGCTATAATAATCAAGACTGTGTGTTATTGTTAGAAGAATAGACACATCAATCAATGGAACagatagagaacccagaaatagacccacacaagtCTCGCCAATGGATTTTTTACAAAGATGCAAAAACAAGTCAATGGAGGAAAGATAGCCTTtacaacaaatggtactggaaaaattggatatacataagcaaataaatgatcctaaacctaacctcaaacctcataagaaaattaactaaaaatggattatagatttagaaaatgtaaaattataataagcttagaaagaaaacataggagaaaatcttcagaaTCTAGAgcttggccaggcgtggtggctcatgcctgtaatcttagcattccgggaggccaaggcaggaggagcacttgagctcaggagtttgagaccagcttgagcaagagtgagaccccgtctctactaaaaatagaaaaaaaatagccaggcaactaaaaatagaaaaaatttgcagggcatggtggcacatgcctgtagtcccacctacttgggaggctgaggcaggaggatcacttgagcccaggagtctgaggttgctgtgagccatgatgacgctacggcactctagcccaggcaacagagtgagattctgtctcaacaaaaacaaacaaggcaactgagcacCCTTCCTCACAACCCCCAACCCCTTGaagtgaataaaaaaaataataataaattaatgttagcttactgtaactgttttcttcttttttctttttttccctctgcttgaCATGCTgcagcttactgtaacttttttataaactttttttaaataaactttttaatttttttaactttttggctcTTTTGTAACAGTTAGcttaaaacaaatacaatgtataactgtacaaaaatattttctttctttatatccttattctgtaagcttgtttctattttaaaaatttttttcctttttaaactttttgttaaaaactaagacacaaacacacacatagccTAGACCTgtacagggtcaggatcatcaagacaTCACTAGGCTACAGGAATTTTTTCAGTTCCgttataatcttacgggaccaccatAGTATATGCAGCCCATCATTCATCAAAACACCATTATGCCGGCACGTGACTGTACTTATTTCCTGTGCTTGGCTGTCTACAGAGGTTATctgttgtatttgttttataaaacctcttttgtcatttgttatgttttatttctgtattagTTAATGTTCTTTgagttgcaagtaacagaaacaaaCTCAGATTCGCTTATGCAAGATAAGCGGATGCTCTATGAGGATACAAGAGTGGCCTGAGAAATCCAAAGGCGGGAAGAAACTGGGCCTCAGGAAGGAAATAAGAGCTCAAACACTGTAGAGAACCCAGCAGGTCCTCCCTTTCCATCTCTAATCTTCACTTCTCTGTAAATGTTtccttcattcttctctctcaTTGTCAATGGATTCCTGGTGCTTCCTGGTCCACAGAGTGATTACTAAAGTGATTACCAACAGCTCTGGAGCCATCTCCTTCACGGTTTAAGGCACCAGTCAAACTGAGACTAGAATCTCTTCCCTTCCATTCCAAGGGCCCCAGGGAAAGGGCCTAGTGGTTCTGTTTAGATCAGATGCCCACTCCCAGTCCAATCATCTGTGGCCTGGGGACAGGGTCATGTTAACAGACTTGGTGTCTGGGAGCCCACACCTGTGTACCCAGGGTGGTTCCCAAGTTCTCCTAAGAGGAGTCTACTAcaggttattttaattttaaaaacaaatacattggacaatagcaagtgttgaggatgtggagaaatcagagcCCTTAcgttgctggtaggaatgtaaatggtgcagctgttttggaaaacagtttggtaattCCTCAAATAGTGAAGTACAGAGTTACTGTATGACCTAGaaatttcattcctaggtatatgtatccaaaagaattgaaaacatatgttcacataaatgattgtacataaattttcatagctgcattattcataatagtctcaaatgttcatcaaataaaatatgatatattcatgtaatttaatattatttagccatgaaaaagaatgaagtactgacacatgctacaacatagaaaaatcttgaaaacatgctaagttaAGGAAGTCAACataaaaggctacatattgtatgatttaatttatatgagATATTCAGAAGAGGCAAATCTATGAGACAAgaagtggttgccaggggctgggggaaggaggaatgggTAGTGACTGCCAAAGGGCATAGggtttctttacaaaataatgaaaatattctagaacaTTCAATACCTAAAATTAGGTattggtgacagttgcacaaccttatgaatataccaaaaacatTGCAcaactttaaaagggtgaattttatggcatatgCGTCATATCTCAAACTAAAAAATtatatgaggaaaaaatgaataacaacatggacctttaaaaatacaagcttgttgtaaaaaaaaaagaaagagaagaaatctaAACAATAAAGATAACAAAGTAAAGTACAAGTAGTTTTCTGATCACCTCTAGGCAGCAACCTTTTGTCTTAGTCATTTATGTTGCTAAAAAGGAATGATTGAGGCTGGGtaacctacaaagaaaaaagtttatttggctcctGGCTCTGCAGACTCTGCAAAACCCTTTGTCTTTGTTTGTGTTGCCATAAAAGAATACTTGAAGGCCAGCAtgggctcaggcctgtaatcctagcactctgggaggccaaagtgaggtctggagttcaagaccagcctgagagcaagaccctgtctctactaaaaatagaaaaaattagccaggtgtcacacgcctgtagtaccagctactcaggaggctgaggcagtaggatcccttgagtccattagtttgaggttgcagtgaggtaggctgatgccacagcactctagcctggacaacagagccagactctatcccaaaaaaaaaaaaacaaaaaacaaaggaatacctgaggctggttaatgtataaagaaaagaggtttaggccgggcgcggtggctcacgcctgtaatcctagcactctgggaagccgaggtgggtggatcgctcaaggtcaggagttccagaccagcctgagcaagagcaagaccccgtctctactaaaaaaaatagaaagaaattatctggccaactaaaaaatatatatagaaaaaaaaattagctgagcatggtggcgcatgtctgtagtcccagctactcgggaggctgaggcaggaggattgcttaagcccaggagtttgaggttgctgtgagctaggctgacgccacggcactcactctagcccgggcaacacagcgagactctgtctcaaaaaaaaaaaaaagagatttatttggcccATGGCTCTGCAAGAAGTTTGgtaccaacattttcttctggtgAGGGACTCAGGCTGCTTCTACTCATGACAGAAGGTATAGGAGAGCCAGTGTGTGTGGAGGTCACagggtgagagaggaagagagagagggagagagaaagagagagagaaggtgctAGGCTCTTTTCAATAACCTGCTCTCATGGGaactaagagtgagaac of the Lemur catta isolate mLemCat1 chromosome X, mLemCat1.pri, whole genome shotgun sequence genome contains:
- the LOC123628027 gene encoding 60S ribosomal protein L39, with product MSSHKTFRIKRFLAKKQKQNRPIPQWIRMKTGNKIRYNSKRRHWRRTKLGL